A region from the Acinonyx jubatus isolate Ajub_Pintada_27869175 chromosome C2, VMU_Ajub_asm_v1.0, whole genome shotgun sequence genome encodes:
- the LOC128315347 gene encoding uncharacterized protein LOC128315347 has product MVIPECPYPLLGRDLLTKIGAQITFRQGGPQVTDGKGHPIQVLTMKLEDEYLLHQEALPREDNIDRWLREFPSVWAETGGMGLAAHRTPVLVELKPGESPVRIKQYPMSQEAWKGIQPHIRRLRSLGVLVPCQSAWNTPLLPVKKPHTNDYRPVQDLREVNKRVVDIHPTVPNPYTLLSSLAPSRVWYTVLDLKDAFFSLPLAPQSQPLFVFEWHDPEEGSSGQLTWTRLPQGFKNSPTIFDEALHEDLVFTDTFSGWVEAYPTKHETAQTVAKKLLEDILLRYGFPAMVGSDNGPAFISQVTQAVAKAVGANWKLHCAYRPQSSGQVERMNRTLKETLTKLTMETGGDRVTLLPYALYRVRNTPYTLGFTPYEIMFGRPPPVIPSLRAELIAEFKDQELFLSLSGLQRAHEDIWPRLRAIYEAGPIPTPHQYRPGDWVYVKRHH; this is encoded by the coding sequence atggtaataccagaatgcccctacccactgttaggacgggacttactgaccaagattggagctcagataactttcagacaaggggggcctcaggtcaccgatggcaagggccaccccatccaggtcctgaccatgaaactggaggatgaatacctcctccaccaggaggcgctcccgagagaggataatatagacagatggctacgagAATTCCCCTCagtttgggcagagacaggggggatgggactagccgctcacaggaccccagtcctggtagagctcaagccaggagagagtccggtaaggatcaaacaataccccatgtctcaggaggcctggaaggggatccagccacacatccggagactacgaagcctaggggtactagttccttgccagtctgcctggaacacccccttactgccggtcaaaaagcctcacacaaatgactaccgaccggtacaagacctccgggaagtaaataagagggtcgtggacatacacccaactgttcccaacccatatactctcttgagctccttggcgccctccagggtctggtatactgtactagatttaaaggacgccttcttcagtctgccgctggcaccccagagccaacccttgttcgtcttcgagtggcatgatccggaggagggctccagtgggcaactcacctggacacggctacctcagggattcaaaaattcacccaccatctttgacgaggctctacacgaggacctggtatttacagacaccttctctggctgggtggaggcctacccaaccaagcatgaaacggctcagacggtggctaagaagctactagaagacatcttactcaggtatggttttcctgccatggtaggatcagacaatggaccagcttttatctcgcaggtaacacaggcagtagccaaggcggtgggggcaaactggaaattacattgtgcttataggccccagagctcaggacaggtagaaagaatgaatagaaccctaaaagagacccttaccaaattaaccatggagactggcggggaccgggtgactctcctaccgtacgccctttaccgggttagaaacactccttacactctgggttttactccctacgagatcatgtttggcaggccaccccctgttattcccagccttcgagctgaacttattgctgagtttaaagatcaagaactttttctttccttgagcgggctccagagggcgcacgaggacatttggccgcgcctccgtgccatctacgaggctggcccgatcccgacacctcatcagtacaggccaggagactgggtctacgtcaagaggcaccactga